Proteins encoded together in one Candidatus Omnitrophota bacterium window:
- the murD gene encoding UDP-N-acetylmuramoyl-L-alanine--D-glutamate ligase, whose product MRNTDCFKGKKIAVIGLARSGLFAANLLCDLGAQVWVTDKSSSDATKEFASKIKSPQIRVELGKHTPEFIQGKDLVVISPGVTNEALPVVWARQQKIPVISEIELGWILCPAEIIAVTGSSGKTTVTTLIGKILEASGKKVFVCGNIGNPFCSEVHLMEKDGYVVLEVSSFQLVNIEKFKPKVALILNFTRNHLDWHKDMQEYLDAKKRIFMNQDNSDYLVLNQQDSLLRGLAKEAKGKIVYFEESEGLNPNQAAVCAVGSLLGVDKKIILKVLGDFKGIEHRMEFVANINGVNFINDSKATTADSTLWALKNINNPIVLIAGGKDKGVDYSLILNEARHKVREAVLIGEARGVIAKALKGAINIDEALTFEEAVKKAFLKAKPGDSVLLSPMCSSFDMFSNYEERGRVFKKLVLELEGKL is encoded by the coding sequence ATGCGAAACACTGATTGTTTTAAAGGTAAAAAAATTGCCGTAATCGGGTTAGCCCGTTCAGGGCTTTTTGCTGCAAACCTGCTTTGTGATCTAGGTGCTCAGGTTTGGGTGACTGATAAAAGCAGCTCCGATGCTACCAAAGAATTCGCTTCCAAAATAAAATCTCCGCAAATTAGGGTTGAATTAGGTAAGCACACTCCAGAGTTTATCCAAGGCAAGGATTTGGTGGTTATTTCTCCCGGGGTCACAAATGAAGCCCTTCCGGTGGTTTGGGCGAGGCAGCAAAAGATTCCGGTCATTAGCGAGATAGAGCTAGGTTGGATTCTCTGTCCTGCGGAAATTATCGCGGTCACCGGTTCAAGCGGTAAAACCACAGTAACAACTTTGATAGGAAAAATCCTGGAAGCAAGCGGGAAAAAAGTTTTTGTTTGCGGGAATATCGGAAATCCGTTTTGCTCGGAAGTTCATTTGATGGAGAAAGATGGCTATGTCGTTCTTGAAGTCAGTTCTTTTCAATTAGTGAATATAGAAAAGTTTAAACCCAAGGTTGCTCTTATTTTAAATTTTACCCGCAATCATTTAGACTGGCATAAAGATATGCAGGAATACCTTGATGCAAAAAAACGCATATTTATGAATCAGGATAATTCTGATTACCTTGTATTAAACCAGCAGGACTCTTTATTAAGGGGCTTGGCAAAAGAGGCAAAAGGGAAAATTGTTTATTTTGAAGAATCCGAGGGGCTTAATCCTAATCAGGCTGCAGTCTGTGCCGTAGGTTCATTGTTGGGGGTAGATAAAAAAATAATATTAAAAGTTCTTGGGGATTTTAAAGGCATTGAACACCGCATGGAATTCGTTGCTAATATAAACGGCGTTAATTTTATTAATGATTCAAAAGCGACAACCGCAGATAGCACGCTTTGGGCATTGAAAAATATTAATAATCCGATTGTCCTTATAGCAGGGGGGAAAGATAAGGGCGTTGATTATAGCCTTATTCTAAACGAAGCAAGGCACAAGGTAAGAGAGGCGGTTTTAATTGGCGAGGCAAGGGGCGTAATAGCTAAAGCATTAAAAGGAGCCATTAATATAGATGAGGCTTTGACTTTTGAAGAGGCAGTAAAGAAAGCATTCTTAAAAGCAAAGCCGGGGGATAGTGTATTACTTTCTCCGATGTGTTCAAGTTTTGATATGTTCAGCAACTATGAAGAAAGAGGTAGGGTTTTTAAAAAGCTAGTGTTGGAATTAGAAGGAAAACTTTAA
- a CDS encoding UDP-N-acetylmuramoyl-L-alanyl-D-glutamate--2,6-diaminopimelate ligase has product MKITKLIKTVDGLKLESKLADFNIRGIACNSKLVNDDFIFVAIKGNSVDGNKYISEAVGRGARVVIYDSSDTKIGLLKGSAIFIKVKDARITLAKLISVFYGNPSKKLKVVGITGTNGKTTISYLIEAIAKEKSAVIGTVNYRFNKKVFTSNNTTPGPVELQSLFSQMLKNKIKYVAMEVSSHALDQNRTEGVSFHSAIFTNLTQDHLDYHKTLGRYFLAKAKLFKNLAGNSFAVINNDDLFGEKLKKLVKTKIITYGIKNKSDVMAKDIIFNVGYTQFTLVLELKETRFNVRLIGKHNIYNVLAAIAWAKKTGFSLNVIKKAIENFSLVPGRLERVPFKGDFSVFVDYAHTEDALKNILESLRNLAKKRIIVVFGCGGDRDKTKRPKMGRVVTELADYAIITSDNPRSEDPLVIINDIKRGITRDNYSVIPERLQAIKKSLSLAKQGDIVLVAGKGHENYQIIKGNKFHFDDREVVRRCLKGN; this is encoded by the coding sequence ATGAAAATAACCAAGTTAATTAAAACAGTTGATGGTTTAAAATTGGAATCTAAGCTTGCGGATTTTAATATCCGTGGCATTGCTTGTAATTCTAAATTGGTTAACGATGATTTTATTTTTGTGGCAATAAAGGGCAATAGTGTTGATGGGAATAAATATATTTCCGAAGCAGTCGGAAGGGGAGCAAGGGTAGTTATTTATGATTCCTCAGATACTAAGATTGGTTTGTTAAAAGGCAGCGCTATTTTTATAAAGGTAAAAGACGCGCGTATAACTTTGGCAAAGTTAATATCAGTTTTCTACGGGAATCCTTCGAAAAAGTTAAAAGTTGTGGGGATTACCGGAACTAACGGTAAAACTACCATTTCGTATTTAATTGAGGCAATAGCAAAAGAAAAATCAGCTGTGATCGGTACGGTTAATTACCGTTTTAACAAGAAAGTGTTTACTTCTAATAATACAACTCCCGGGCCTGTTGAGTTGCAGTCTTTGTTTAGCCAAATGCTAAAGAATAAAATAAAATATGTTGCCATGGAAGTTTCTTCTCATGCTTTGGATCAAAACAGGACAGAGGGGGTAAGTTTTCATTCGGCAATTTTTACAAATCTTACTCAGGACCATCTTGATTATCATAAGACATTAGGCAGGTATTTTTTGGCTAAGGCGAAACTCTTTAAAAACTTAGCCGGTAATTCTTTTGCTGTAATTAATAATGATGATTTGTTTGGGGAAAAACTTAAAAAGCTGGTTAAAACTAAAATAATAACTTATGGTATAAAGAATAAGTCAGATGTGATGGCTAAAGATATAATTTTTAATGTTGGATATACGCAGTTTACCCTAGTGTTAGAATTAAAAGAAACAAGGTTTAATGTCAGGCTTATTGGTAAACATAATATTTATAATGTATTAGCTGCTATTGCCTGGGCAAAAAAAACCGGCTTTAGTTTGAATGTTATCAAGAAAGCAATAGAGAATTTTAGCCTTGTCCCCGGAAGATTAGAGAGGGTACCTTTTAAGGGAGATTTTTCTGTTTTTGTTGATTATGCGCATACGGAAGATGCTTTAAAGAACATCCTTGAATCTTTAAGGAATTTAGCAAAGAAAAGAATCATTGTAGTTTTCGGATGCGGGGGGGACCGCGATAAGACAAAGCGTCCGAAGATGGGCCGTGTCGTAACTGAACTTGCGGATTATGCGATTATTACGAGTGATAACCCACGTTCAGAGGATCCTTTGGTGATAATTAATGATATTAAAAGAGGGATAACAAGAGATAATTATAGTGTTATTCCCGAAAGGCTTCAGGCAATTAAAAAATCACTATCGTTGGCAAAACAGGGGGACATTGTTTTGGTTGCCGGTAAAGGCCATGAAAATTACCAGATTATTAAAGGCAATAAATTTCATTTTGATGACCGTGAAGTTGTTAGGAGATGTTTAAAAGGAAATTAG
- the mraY gene encoding phospho-N-acetylmuramoyl-pentapeptide-transferase, giving the protein MLYLLLYPLHDIFSALNIFRYLTFRSAMAVLTSFVVSLILGPFVIKKLKELKVGEKINKGDSEKLDKIHSHKQDTPTMGGVLIVAAILFSTLLWADITNKYVIVALFSMVWLAVTGFMDDYLKQTKKKPKGLTPAAKFTSQIVLGLILGVILLLDSQMNIKIDVPFLKNSYLDLDGLYILFVILVISGSSNAVNLTDGLDGLAIGIVVMVALAFGAISYVSGNIKFSDYLLIPYIKGSGELMVFCASIFGAGLGFLWFNCYPASVFMGDVGSLALGGALGTVALLIKKEILLVIVGGIFVIEALSVILQVASFRLFKKRIFKIAPLHHHFQFLNWPENKIIVRFWIIAGLLALFTIVTLKIR; this is encoded by the coding sequence ATGCTCTATCTGCTGCTTTATCCCCTACACGATATATTTTCTGCTTTAAACATATTCCGTTATCTTACGTTTCGTTCTGCAATGGCGGTATTAACTAGTTTTGTTGTCAGCCTTATCTTAGGGCCGTTTGTTATAAAAAAACTAAAAGAACTTAAGGTCGGAGAGAAAATTAACAAAGGCGATAGTGAGAAGCTGGATAAGATTCATTCTCATAAACAAGACACGCCTACGATGGGTGGAGTTTTAATAGTTGCCGCGATTTTATTCTCAACTTTACTCTGGGCGGATATTACCAATAAATATGTAATTGTTGCGCTCTTTAGTATGGTTTGGTTGGCCGTAACCGGCTTTATGGATGATTATCTTAAGCAGACAAAAAAGAAACCAAAAGGGCTTACCCCTGCAGCAAAATTCACAAGCCAGATTGTTTTGGGGCTTATTCTAGGGGTAATTCTTCTTCTTGATTCGCAGATGAATATTAAAATTGATGTTCCTTTTTTAAAGAACAGTTATTTGGATTTAGATGGTTTGTATATTTTATTTGTTATCCTGGTTATTTCTGGAAGTTCAAACGCCGTAAATCTTACTGACGGGCTTGATGGCTTGGCTATCGGTATAGTGGTAATGGTGGCTCTTGCTTTCGGAGCTATAAGTTATGTTTCGGGAAATATTAAATTCAGCGATTATTTATTGATTCCGTATATTAAAGGAAGCGGAGAATTGATGGTTTTTTGTGCCAGCATTTTTGGGGCGGGTTTAGGGTTCCTGTGGTTTAATTGTTATCCTGCTTCGGTTTTTATGGGAGACGTAGGTTCTCTTGCTTTAGGAGGAGCCTTGGGAACGGTAGCGTTATTGATTAAAAAAGAAATACTTCTTGTAATCGTCGGGGGGATATTTGTTATAGAAGCTTTATCCGTAATTTTGCAGGTAGCATCATTCAGGCTTTTTAAGAAGCGAATTTTTAAGATAGCCCCTTTGCATCATCATTTTCAATTTTTGAATTGGCCCGAGAATAAAATAATCGTGAGGTTTTGGATTATTGCTGGGCTTCTGGCTTTATTTACAATAGTAACATTAAAAATTAGATAG
- the murG gene encoding undecaprenyldiphospho-muramoylpentapeptide beta-N-acetylglucosaminyltransferase, with protein MKVLAVSGSSGGHIFPAISFLEALSDKKEGIETLLVLPERSKKIQVLTSCRIKYIATSVLRPSFELKNLAALFQIGKSFFQSLFILIEFQPQVVIGFGTIDSIPILFFAWLFRINTIIHEQNVALGKANKVLSKIVDKVAVSFAASKDCLKDNQRIVFTGNPIRRQLEKVDKFKALNSFGFLNNKFTILVMGGSQGSHRINEAFIDALGTLKDKDRLQIIHLTGSKDFEFAKKRYKDLNIVAKVFDFFESMENAYCASDLAICRAGATTVTELMYFRLPAIFIPYPHAYGHQLTNALELEKKGCSLILEEENLNNGRLKEAIELLLASPQKINDMRQAYDSLSVGNAALLLADEVVSLVKS; from the coding sequence ATGAAAGTTTTAGCAGTTTCCGGATCAAGCGGAGGGCACATATTCCCGGCCATAAGCTTTCTTGAAGCACTATCCGATAAGAAAGAGGGAATTGAAACGCTTTTAGTGTTGCCGGAAAGAAGCAAGAAGATTCAGGTGCTAACTAGCTGTAGGATAAAATATATTGCTACATCTGTTTTGCGCCCAAGTTTTGAATTAAAGAATTTAGCCGCTCTTTTCCAAATCGGTAAGTCTTTTTTCCAGAGCTTATTTATACTAATTGAATTTCAGCCTCAAGTGGTAATTGGGTTCGGGACAATTGATTCTATCCCGATTTTATTCTTTGCCTGGCTTTTTAGGATAAATACCATTATTCATGAACAAAATGTGGCATTAGGTAAAGCTAATAAAGTTTTGTCAAAGATTGTTGACAAAGTGGCTGTTTCTTTTGCGGCGAGCAAAGATTGTTTAAAAGATAATCAAAGAATAGTTTTTACCGGGAATCCCATCAGGCGGCAGCTGGAAAAAGTTGATAAGTTTAAGGCTTTAAATTCATTTGGTTTTTTAAATAATAAGTTTACTATATTGGTGATGGGAGGAAGCCAGGGTAGCCATCGGATTAATGAAGCCTTTATTGATGCTTTGGGAACTTTAAAGGATAAGGATAGGCTGCAAATTATCCATCTTACCGGAAGCAAGGATTTTGAGTTTGCGAAAAAAAGATACAAAGATCTAAATATTGTTGCGAAGGTTTTTGATTTTTTTGAGTCAATGGAGAATGCGTATTGTGCTTCAGATCTGGCAATCTGCCGGGCAGGGGCAACTACGGTTACGGAATTAATGTACTTTAGGCTCCCGGCAATCTTTATCCCATATCCTCATGCTTATGGGCATCAATTGACGAATGCTTTAGAATTAGAAAAGAAGGGATGCAGCCTTATTTTAGAAGAGGAGAATTTAAATAACGGCAGGCTTAAAGAGGCTATTGAATTATTATTGGCTTCGCCTCAGAAAATAAATGATATGAGGCAGGCTTATGATAGCTTATCTGTTGGTAATGCAGCTTTACTTCTGGCTGATGAAGTTGTCTCTTTGGTAAAATCTTAG
- the murB gene encoding UDP-N-acetylmuramate dehydrogenase yields MNWPRKLKAKICIAEPLKDKTTFKIGGLAQFFVSPKDLNDLKLLVSISKKEKIPVHVIGSGSNLLVSDGLIKSIVIKLDSPFFKKIHFSGNHVELGSGVLLNQAILASLNKGLSGFEFFTGIPGTLGGALAMNAGAWGKNIGDLVENVRVMDYNGKIRLLKKENIIFGYRSSSLAEYIILDSLIKLSKTTKKEISRKLLEFRRQRSITQDASRPNAGCIFRNPANDSAGRLIDACGLKGRMVGGACVSKKHANFILNQKNATANDVLGLMEIINSRVKRKFNINLKPEIKIWR; encoded by the coding sequence ATGAATTGGCCCAGAAAATTAAAAGCTAAAATTTGCATTGCTGAACCTCTTAAAGACAAGACTACCTTTAAAATTGGCGGGCTTGCGCAATTTTTTGTAAGCCCAAAAGATTTAAACGATTTAAAGCTGTTGGTTTCTATCTCAAAGAAAGAAAAAATCCCGGTCCATGTAATTGGCTCGGGAAGCAATCTATTGGTCAGCGACGGATTAATAAAATCAATTGTTATTAAGTTAGACAGCCCTTTTTTTAAGAAAATTCATTTTTCCGGGAATCATGTTGAATTAGGAAGCGGCGTATTATTGAATCAGGCAATCTTAGCGTCACTTAATAAAGGTTTGTCCGGGTTTGAATTCTTTACAGGAATACCCGGGACTTTAGGAGGGGCCTTGGCTATGAATGCCGGGGCATGGGGGAAAAATATTGGAGATTTAGTGGAAAATGTCCGCGTAATGGATTATAATGGAAAGATAAGGCTGTTAAAAAAAGAAAATATTATATTTGGTTATCGTTCGTCAAGCCTGGCAGAGTATATTATTTTGGATTCTTTGATTAAGCTTTCAAAAACAACTAAAAAAGAAATTAGCAGGAAGCTTTTGGAATTCCGCAGGCAGCGTAGCATAACGCAGGATGCCTCCCGTCCAAATGCCGGATGTATTTTCAGAAATCCTGCTAATGATTCAGCCGGCAGATTAATAGATGCGTGCGGATTAAAGGGCAGGATGGTTGGTGGGGCATGTGTTTCAAAGAAGCACGCCAATTTTATTTTAAATCAGAAGAATGCCACGGCAAATGATGTTTTAGGGTTAATGGAAATAATCAATTCACGCGTAAAAAGAAAATTTAATATAAACTTAAAACCAGAGATAAAAATATGGAGATAA
- the ftsW gene encoding putative lipid II flippase FtsW yields MPRNVRINLFTVSIILMCIGIVMIYSASSIYAAERYKDSFFFIKRHISFLLIGALLMFLAMSFDYRSLRKYAKPFLLVSIFLLLIVLIPGIGREVSGARRWFRFKFLSFQPSEAAILAVIIYTADFISRKGNEIKVFWKGFFPPVSVFGLVAILILAQPDLGTTVSLALVVFLMLYIAGTRFSYLLSIFLASIPVLYLLIFSVAYRRARILAFLNPWLDPKGSGFQIIQSQIALGSGGIFGVGLGHSKQKLFYLPAAHTDFIFSIIGEELGLIGTLGVIALFIIFIQQGLKIMKNATDKFGYFLALGLILMISFKAVINIGVSCGVLPTKGLPLPFISYGGSSFIFDMISVGLLVNIGRSGEYP; encoded by the coding sequence ATGCCGCGCAATGTCAGGATAAATTTATTTACAGTCTCAATAATCCTTATGTGTATTGGGATAGTAATGATTTATAGCGCATCCAGTATCTATGCTGCGGAGAGATACAAAGACAGCTTCTTTTTTATCAAGAGGCATATCAGTTTTCTTTTAATTGGGGCTTTGCTTATGTTTCTGGCAATGAGTTTTGATTACAGGTCTTTAAGAAAGTACGCGAAGCCTTTTCTGTTGGTTTCAATATTCCTCTTGCTTATAGTATTGATACCGGGGATTGGAAGAGAGGTATCAGGTGCGCGTAGGTGGTTTAGGTTTAAGTTCTTAAGTTTTCAGCCTTCAGAAGCAGCGATACTTGCGGTTATTATTTATACCGCTGATTTCATCAGCCGTAAAGGAAACGAGATAAAGGTATTTTGGAAAGGTTTTTTCCCTCCGGTCTCGGTTTTTGGCCTGGTGGCAATACTAATCTTAGCGCAACCGGATTTAGGGACTACTGTTTCATTAGCTTTAGTCGTGTTCCTTATGCTTTATATTGCAGGGACGCGCTTTAGCTACCTTTTATCTATATTTCTTGCAAGTATCCCGGTACTCTATCTTTTAATATTTAGTGTTGCGTACAGAAGGGCAAGGATTTTGGCATTTTTAAATCCTTGGCTTGATCCGAAAGGAAGTGGCTTCCAAATTATCCAGTCGCAGATTGCTTTAGGTTCAGGAGGCATCTTTGGCGTAGGCCTTGGGCATTCAAAACAAAAATTATTTTATCTTCCTGCGGCGCATACGGATTTTATTTTTTCTATTATTGGAGAAGAACTTGGGTTGATAGGCACCTTGGGAGTTATTGCCCTGTTTATTATTTTTATCCAGCAGGGATTGAAGATAATGAAGAACGCGACGGATAAATTCGGGTATTTTCTTGCGTTAGGGTTAATTTTGATGATTTCTTTTAAGGCAGTAATAAATATCGGAGTTTCATGTGGAGTATTGCCTACTAAAGGCCTTCCTCTGCCATTTATAAGTTATGGAGGATCATCTTTTATTTTTGATATGATTAGTGTTGGATTGCTTGTAAACATCGGTAGGAGTGGAGAGTACCCGTAA
- a CDS encoding UDP-N-acetylmuramoyl-tripeptide--D-alanyl-D-alanine ligase: MIEVSELLKATQGKLICGDASGRVKGISIDSRSINPYEAFCAIKGNNFDGHDFINNVIKNGCKCVIAESFPKPLNKDKSSLTLIKVENTTKALGDIARFRREKFNIPVIAVTGSNGKTTTKEMVACVLSKKYKVLKNEGTKNNHIGLPLTLINLDETHSAAVLEIGTNHPGEVKYLVDIAKPNIGIVTNIGLSHLEYFCDLEGVYKEKSVLINNLKTPGIGILNADDVLLKKRAFGKKTGSVVFGFGLVNESDYFATCVKSSGVKQRFLVQGKYWFTINTLGRYNIYNALAAISCGRILGLSYRQIVLALAKFKFPYSRLNFLEINSVRFIDDTYNSNPVSLKQALNALSDFEARGRKIFVMGDMLELGSRTEEFHRQAGINAAGICNAFIAVGKYSRLAASAAIQEGFSIKNVFTCDNSVQAKEILFSRLSPRSEDIVLVKGSRSMRMEEVFNK; encoded by the coding sequence ATGATTGAAGTAAGTGAATTATTAAAAGCAACTCAAGGAAAGTTAATCTGTGGGGATGCCAGCGGCAGGGTTAAGGGTATTTCTATTGATTCAAGGTCTATTAATCCATATGAGGCTTTTTGCGCTATAAAGGGGAATAATTTTGATGGGCATGATTTTATTAATAATGTAATCAAAAATGGATGCAAGTGCGTTATTGCAGAATCATTTCCAAAGCCGCTTAATAAAGATAAATCCTCGTTAACCCTTATCAAAGTGGAAAATACCACAAAAGCATTAGGGGATATTGCGCGTTTTAGGCGCGAGAAGTTCAATATACCGGTTATTGCGGTTACCGGATCAAACGGAAAGACTACAACTAAAGAAATGGTTGCCTGTGTGTTGTCTAAAAAATACAAAGTGCTAAAAAATGAGGGGACAAAGAATAACCATATCGGGCTGCCTTTAACTTTGATTAATCTGGATGAAACGCACAGCGCAGCTGTTTTGGAAATCGGGACTAATCATCCGGGTGAGGTAAAGTATCTTGTTGATATTGCAAAGCCAAATATCGGCATTGTGACGAACATTGGGCTTTCACATCTTGAGTATTTCTGTGATTTAGAAGGGGTTTATAAAGAAAAGTCTGTTTTAATAAACAACCTTAAAACTCCGGGTATTGGGATATTGAATGCGGATGATGTTTTGCTTAAGAAAAGAGCGTTTGGGAAAAAAACAGGAAGTGTTGTATTTGGTTTTGGTTTAGTGAATGAAAGCGATTATTTTGCCACTTGCGTGAAATCCTCTGGAGTAAAACAGCGGTTCTTGGTTCAAGGAAAATATTGGTTTACAATCAATACTTTAGGGCGTTATAATATTTACAACGCTTTAGCTGCAATTTCTTGCGGGCGTATCCTTGGGCTTAGCTATAGGCAGATAGTTTTAGCCTTGGCTAAATTCAAATTTCCATATAGCAGGCTGAATTTTCTTGAAATAAACAGCGTTAGATTTATTGATGATACTTATAATTCTAATCCTGTTTCATTGAAGCAGGCGTTAAACGCTTTGTCTGATTTTGAAGCCAGAGGAAGAAAGATTTTTGTAATGGGGGATATGCTTGAATTAGGCAGCCGAACGGAAGAATTTCACCGTCAGGCGGGCATTAACGCTGCCGGGATTTGCAACGCGTTTATTGCAGTAGGAAAATACTCAAGATTGGCAGCTTCGGCAGCTATCCAGGAAGGATTTAGTATCAAGAATGTTTTTACTTGTGATAATTCTGTCCAAGCCAAAGAAATTTTATTCAGCAGGCTTTCCCCTAGAAGTGAAGATATTGTTTTGGTAAAAGGTTCTCGTTCAATGAGAATGGAAGAAGTTTTTAATAAATAA
- a CDS encoding peptidase MA family metallohydrolase: MRKIILTLLVSLTLFSYAFALHTDKWNELKSDHFIIYYKHAPESFIKEISDKSERFYNEIANELGFNRFDFWLWDNRAKIYIYDDAADYQKTTGQPKWSGGAAIPKEKTIYSFLYAQGFSETVLPHEMGHIIFREFVGFDNYAIPIWLDEGVASHQQKEKFSMADRVTKEAIENNSFMDLRELTGFNPQLSRENNKIGTFYLEAFSVVSFLINEFGRDKFVLFCQNLRDKKNFNIALSSSYPFEDIKQLNEAWVKYLRGK, from the coding sequence ATGAGAAAAATTATTCTTACTTTATTGGTTAGTTTAACTCTTTTCAGTTACGCATTTGCTTTGCATACTGATAAATGGAATGAACTAAAGAGCGACCATTTCATTATTTATTATAAGCATGCCCCGGAGAGTTTTATAAAAGAGATTTCTGATAAGTCAGAAAGATTTTATAATGAAATTGCAAATGAGCTTGGTTTTAACCGTTTTGATTTCTGGCTTTGGGATAACCGTGCTAAGATTTATATTTATGATGACGCGGCAGACTATCAAAAAACAACAGGGCAGCCTAAATGGTCGGGTGGTGCTGCTATCCCGAAGGAGAAGACAATCTATTCTTTCCTGTACGCGCAAGGCTTTTCAGAAACAGTGTTACCTCATGAAATGGGGCATATAATATTCAGGGAGTTTGTTGGTTTTGACAATTACGCGATACCTATCTGGCTTGATGAGGGGGTTGCCAGCCATCAGCAGAAGGAAAAATTTTCAATGGCTGATAGAGTAACAAAAGAAGCTATAGAAAATAATTCTTTTATGGATCTTAGGGAATTAACGGGGTTTAACCCCCAGTTGAGCCGGGAGAACAATAAGATTGGAACTTTTTATCTTGAAGCATTTAGTGTCGTAAGCTTTTTGATTAATGAATTTGGCAGGGACAAATTTGTTCTGTTCTGCCAGAATTTAAGAGACAAAAAGAATTTTAACATAGCTTTATCTTCAAGCTATCCTTTTGAAGATATAAAACAGTTAAACGAAGCTTGGGTTAAATATCTAAGGGGAAAATGA
- the murC gene encoding UDP-N-acetylmuramate--L-alanine ligase gives MKKHYHFIGIGGIGMSGIAQLFLKNGVKVSGSDLKESHSTNELKAKGAEIFIGHDAQNINGASLVIYSSAIKDNNPEIILAKKQGIPLIKRAEALAQLMSEKSVVAVSGSHGKTTTTSLISYLLIEAGLNPTVAVGGILRNIGTNAFFGNGKFFVAEADESDGSFLYYRPKYSIVTNIDREHLDYYTDFESELKAFRKFIDQTDKTGCVFYCKDDDNLNNLLKGYKHKKISFGLKENAEVYAKSIIFEGLSSEFDCFHKEKFVGKFSLSLGGRHNISNALSVIALGLELGLDLKFIKKALKDYKGSGRRAEIKYKDNDYLVIDDYAHHPTEIKATLSALKNLQKNRVITVFQPHRYSRTKLLLEEFKKAFDMADYLILTDIYAASEEPIEGVTGEILAELIKKNLNGKTVCFLPKNKIVEHILSIIKPGDLVATLGAGDITKLSDELAQKIKS, from the coding sequence ATGAAAAAACATTACCATTTTATCGGCATCGGCGGGATCGGCATGAGCGGGATTGCGCAGTTATTCTTAAAGAATGGCGTTAAGGTTAGCGGTTCTGATTTAAAAGAGAGCCATTCTACAAATGAACTTAAAGCTAAGGGAGCTGAGATTTTTATCGGGCATGATGCGCAAAATATAAATGGCGCAAGCTTGGTAATCTATTCTTCAGCAATAAAAGACAACAATCCGGAGATTATCTTAGCGAAAAAACAAGGCATCCCTTTAATAAAAAGGGCAGAGGCTTTGGCCCAGCTGATGAGCGAAAAGTCTGTTGTCGCGGTTTCCGGCAGCCATGGCAAGACTACGACTACATCTTTAATCTCTTATCTATTAATAGAAGCCGGATTAAACCCCACGGTTGCCGTAGGAGGAATCCTTAGAAATATCGGGACAAACGCATTTTTTGGCAATGGCAAATTTTTTGTCGCAGAAGCTGATGAATCGGATGGTTCGTTTTTATATTATCGGCCGAAATATTCAATTGTAACCAATATCGACCGCGAACACCTTGATTATTACACTGATTTTGAGAGTGAATTAAAGGCCTTTAGGAAATTTATAGACCAAACAGATAAAACAGGATGTGTATTCTATTGCAAAGATGATGATAATTTAAACAATCTGCTAAAGGGCTACAAACATAAAAAAATTTCATTTGGTTTAAAAGAGAATGCTGAGGTTTATGCGAAGAGCATTATTTTTGAAGGCTTAAGCTCGGAGTTTGACTGTTTTCATAAGGAAAAGTTTGTAGGTAAATTTTCCCTTTCTTTGGGAGGACGCCACAATATTTCTAATGCCCTTTCAGTCATTGCATTGGGTTTAGAGTTAGGATTGGATTTAAAGTTTATCAAGAAGGCATTGAAAGATTATAAAGGCTCCGGCCGCAGAGCGGAAATCAAATATAAAGATAATGATTACCTTGTTATAGACGATTACGCGCATCATCCTACAGAAATAAAAGCAACGCTTTCGGCATTAAAAAACCTGCAGAAAAATAGAGTTATCACGGTATTCCAGCCGCATCGTTACAGCAGGACAAAGTTGTTATTGGAAGAGTTTAAAAAGGCTTTTGATATGGCTGATTATTTAATCCTTACGGATATTTACGCAGCGAGCGAAGAGCCGATTGAAGGGGTTACCGGTGAGATCTTAGCGGAGTTGATAAAGAAGAATTTAAATGGTAAGACCGTTTGTTTCTTGCCAAAGAATAAAATAGTTGAACATATCTTAAGCATAATAAAGCCCGGAGACCTGGTGGCTACATTAGGGGCAGGGGACATTACTAAATTAAGCGATGAATTGGCCCAGAAAATTAAAAGCTAA